The Chitinophaga flava genome has a segment encoding these proteins:
- a CDS encoding discoidin domain-containing protein, translating into MTIRKYIFLFLSALLLSTSVVAQNYGNWRNIGPVLFPVNSSGQINGIGRVTQMKFHPSNAATVYATSVWGLWKSTDTANTWQLQGTDELPKAACASVCIDYTNDQIMYLGTGDPNYYGTALGVYKTTDGGQSWLPANSSIGNRMAVELLMSRTDHNVLIAATNDGIWKTTDGGTSWTNKLSGGQFTDMTYKASNNTTTIYAVNMAGGFYVSPDMGETWTPVALTLPASGAKGSRIAVTPADSNRVYVGMIGANDAVTGGVIYKSTNGGTSFTQVKGDVAPNLVGYNATSSGQGNYNFGIGADPVNANILYLVAHIVWKSTDGGTSWTQIQTGWWTMIHTDMHGIKVNPYNNSKVFNYNDGGIWLSTDGGVNWVPRSDGLSSTEVYHASGSPIRRDMISIGTQDNGELYYKYAGNPWFTNRGGDWGSRSAFDYNTNNQVYYYENGKRRAVTGSESSYNVPFTASNKMELEFTPANAGVAFIADTGLWRSTNITAASPAWAKLVNNTEKIKALHISNADANVVYYVTTNQKVYRSRNALATSPAFTSVAAPVATSVAASVTTIKSDTNVVYVSCGSRVYRSADQGSTFTDITGTLPPVNVIRLLEDRYATDESVYLATARGVYYRNKNMADWSLYSIGLPTVADITDIFAYNNGVADSSELRVSFYGRGVFGTKFNNAVTPLISFAATTINTTAGGSNKSGCKPYTDYIVNLTTSPAPSGDANVQLVAGSTSSAAKGIDYDVTTNGSFTSPSDTLVFASGQTTSRQVTVRVYGSKTDPASKYALLSFNVNGTTNAMADPSAQTCRVNINYPDATPVGDTARVNLTYGNGTTGGSASSPFNGTQSDKRTQTIYPGDELRAAGLQRGNIYSIAYHVISRTVTTTSSFQNFNVAIGTTSQAAFTDTQFDNSPLTTVYSGNISVTDTGWVQVPFSQPFYWDGSSSILIQSCYNNADGTDQGDNLVASISVSGANPTAFQRQTSGAGCSFTAPGYGSTRPNLIFSTQPAVTTVAGTLNASTTQYLGPNATVYFADSLGKIIAKVKNLSAFDYGCTTVEIDRAGTSAAQFWDTTRVHYLASKTLKITPANNNTAGSLNVTLYYTAAEKQGWEASTGLTWDSAKVVKVKSRISNVMTSNPSPDGAGTIYVSRDSSGMKGATIYYVSGTFNTGMGGFGTGNPGNPPVAGTCNTPIPRTQLRVSQFDSQETAGENAPATNVIDGDNSTFWHTQWYSSTAPMPHYISIYLGGAYNLSRLTYLPRQSGVNGRINAYQVHVSADSINWMQVASGNFVNSTAAQDVVFSPTVKARYVKLVTTSEVNANPWTSVAELSFTGCPDTTAPAARAASAKTSQASTQQPGNISVYPTRLQRGGSVNVLSHGNAALLLRLYDLKGRMVRLEYVNDAGTVSTGDLSAGVYLYSIFNSKQASAKPLKTGKIVITE; encoded by the coding sequence ATGACGATACGTAAATATATATTCCTGTTTTTATCCGCCCTGTTGTTATCAACATCAGTTGTTGCACAGAACTATGGCAACTGGCGGAATATCGGCCCCGTGCTGTTTCCGGTCAACTCTTCGGGACAGATCAACGGCATAGGCCGCGTTACACAGATGAAGTTCCATCCTTCCAATGCCGCCACGGTCTATGCCACCAGTGTGTGGGGCCTCTGGAAAAGCACTGATACTGCCAATACCTGGCAGCTGCAGGGCACCGACGAGCTGCCTAAAGCAGCCTGCGCTTCCGTATGTATAGATTATACCAACGATCAGATTATGTACCTCGGCACCGGAGATCCTAACTACTACGGCACTGCACTGGGTGTATACAAAACCACGGACGGTGGACAATCGTGGCTGCCGGCCAACAGCAGCATCGGAAACCGCATGGCGGTAGAGCTACTCATGTCACGCACAGATCACAATGTGCTGATTGCCGCTACCAACGATGGTATCTGGAAAACGACGGATGGCGGCACTTCCTGGACCAATAAGCTCAGTGGTGGTCAGTTCACAGACATGACATACAAAGCATCCAATAATACCACCACCATCTACGCAGTGAACATGGCTGGCGGGTTCTATGTATCTCCCGATATGGGTGAAACCTGGACGCCCGTTGCGCTCACCTTACCGGCCAGCGGGGCCAAAGGTAGCAGAATAGCGGTAACACCTGCCGATTCCAACCGTGTGTATGTAGGGATGATTGGTGCCAACGACGCTGTTACCGGTGGGGTGATCTACAAATCAACAAATGGCGGCACCTCTTTTACACAGGTGAAAGGAGATGTAGCGCCTAACCTTGTAGGCTACAACGCTACTTCCAGCGGACAGGGTAACTACAATTTCGGTATTGGCGCGGATCCTGTGAATGCCAATATCCTTTATCTCGTGGCACACATTGTATGGAAAAGTACAGACGGCGGCACCAGCTGGACACAGATACAGACAGGCTGGTGGACCATGATTCACACCGACATGCATGGTATCAAAGTAAATCCTTACAACAACAGTAAGGTGTTCAACTATAATGATGGTGGCATTTGGCTCAGTACTGACGGCGGTGTCAACTGGGTGCCACGCAGCGATGGGCTTTCATCCACTGAAGTGTATCATGCTTCCGGCAGCCCTATTCGCCGTGATATGATCAGCATCGGCACACAGGACAATGGAGAGTTATATTACAAGTATGCCGGCAACCCCTGGTTTACCAACAGGGGGGGCGACTGGGGCTCGCGCTCTGCATTTGATTATAATACCAACAATCAGGTGTATTATTATGAGAATGGTAAGAGGAGGGCAGTAACAGGAAGTGAAAGTTCCTACAATGTGCCGTTCACTGCATCCAATAAAATGGAGCTGGAGTTCACACCCGCTAACGCAGGCGTTGCTTTTATTGCAGATACAGGGCTGTGGCGTAGTACCAATATCACCGCGGCTTCGCCGGCCTGGGCAAAACTGGTGAACAATACAGAAAAGATTAAGGCACTACACATCAGCAACGCTGATGCCAATGTGGTTTATTATGTTACCACCAATCAGAAAGTATATCGCTCCCGCAATGCGCTGGCAACATCGCCTGCCTTCACCAGCGTGGCCGCACCGGTAGCCACCAGTGTAGCCGCCAGCGTTACCACCATCAAAAGCGACACCAATGTTGTGTATGTCTCCTGTGGTAGTAGGGTATACCGCTCTGCAGACCAGGGAAGTACCTTCACTGACATCACCGGTACATTGCCGCCGGTGAATGTTATCCGGCTGCTGGAAGACCGCTACGCCACCGACGAGTCTGTATACCTTGCCACGGCACGCGGCGTATATTACCGTAATAAGAACATGGCCGACTGGTCGTTGTATTCCATCGGGCTTCCGACGGTCGCTGATATTACAGATATTTTTGCCTATAACAACGGTGTAGCTGATAGCAGTGAGCTGCGGGTGAGCTTCTATGGGCGTGGTGTTTTCGGTACTAAGTTCAACAATGCGGTAACACCGCTGATTTCTTTTGCTGCTACTACGATCAATACCACAGCTGGTGGCTCAAATAAATCCGGCTGTAAACCGTATACGGATTATATTGTTAATCTTACCACCAGCCCGGCGCCTTCCGGCGATGCCAATGTGCAGCTGGTAGCAGGTTCTACGTCCTCCGCAGCGAAAGGAATTGATTACGATGTGACCACCAACGGCAGCTTCACCTCACCCAGTGATACGCTGGTTTTTGCATCGGGGCAGACCACATCACGCCAGGTTACCGTTAGGGTGTATGGCAGTAAAACAGATCCGGCCAGCAAATATGCCTTGTTATCCTTTAACGTCAACGGGACTACGAATGCCATGGCTGATCCTTCTGCGCAAACATGCCGTGTGAATATCAACTACCCAGATGCTACGCCGGTAGGAGATACAGCGCGCGTCAACCTGACTTACGGTAACGGCACTACGGGCGGTAGCGCCTCCAGTCCGTTCAATGGCACACAGTCTGATAAGCGCACCCAGACTATCTATCCTGGAGATGAACTGAGAGCAGCAGGGTTACAGCGCGGTAACATTTATTCAATCGCTTATCACGTGATCTCACGTACGGTTACCACTACCAGCTCGTTCCAGAACTTCAACGTAGCAATAGGTACTACATCGCAGGCTGCGTTTACGGATACACAGTTTGATAACAGCCCGCTTACAACTGTGTATAGCGGTAATATCAGTGTTACAGATACAGGCTGGGTACAGGTTCCTTTCTCACAGCCTTTCTATTGGGATGGTAGTTCCAGTATCCTCATACAGTCCTGCTATAACAACGCAGATGGAACAGATCAGGGAGATAATCTCGTAGCGTCGATCTCTGTGAGCGGCGCCAATCCTACCGCATTCCAGCGGCAGACCAGTGGCGCAGGATGTAGCTTCACTGCACCTGGTTATGGTTCTACAAGACCTAACCTGATCTTCAGTACGCAACCGGCCGTCACAACCGTGGCGGGCACGCTGAATGCCAGTACCACGCAGTATCTTGGCCCTAATGCAACAGTGTATTTTGCTGACAGCCTTGGTAAAATCATTGCGAAAGTGAAGAATCTGTCGGCCTTTGATTATGGCTGTACTACCGTAGAGATAGACCGTGCAGGTACCAGTGCCGCACAGTTTTGGGATACTACCAGGGTACATTACCTGGCATCAAAAACATTGAAGATCACACCGGCCAATAACAACACTGCCGGCAGCCTAAATGTAACATTGTACTACACAGCGGCTGAAAAACAAGGTTGGGAGGCTTCTACAGGGCTAACCTGGGATTCTGCGAAAGTGGTGAAGGTGAAGAGCCGTATCAGCAATGTAATGACATCTAATCCTTCACCTGACGGTGCCGGTACGATCTATGTGTCACGGGACAGCAGCGGAATGAAAGGTGCTACCATCTACTATGTATCAGGGACCTTCAATACCGGTATGGGTGGCTTTGGCACAGGCAATCCGGGTAATCCGCCTGTAGCCGGGACTTGCAATACCCCGATACCGCGCACTCAGCTAAGGGTATCGCAGTTCGATAGCCAGGAAACAGCAGGAGAGAACGCTCCGGCTACGAACGTTATCGACGGAGACAACAGCACCTTCTGGCACACACAATGGTACAGCAGTACCGCGCCCATGCCGCATTATATTTCCATCTATCTTGGTGGTGCCTACAATCTGAGCAGGCTCACCTATCTGCCAAGGCAGTCAGGTGTTAATGGACGCATTAATGCATACCAGGTACATGTGAGCGCCGACAGTATCAACTGGATGCAGGTGGCCAGCGGCAACTTTGTGAACAGCACTGCGGCACAGGATGTTGTTTTTTCGCCCACCGTGAAGGCTCGTTATGTGAAGCTGGTAACCACTTCCGAAGTGAATGCCAATCCATGGACCTCCGTTGCGGAGCTATCGTTTACGGGTTGTCCGGATACCACGGCACCCGCGGCAAGAGCGGCGTCGGCAAAAACATCACAGGCCAGCACACAGCAGCCTGGCAATATCAGCGTATATCCGACCAGGTTACAACGCGGCGGAAGCGTGAATGTGCTCAGCCACGGAAACGCTGCGCTGCTATTGCGCCTCTATGACCTCAAAGGCAGAATGGTACGGCTCGAATATGTAAACGATGCCGGTACTGTTAGTACCGGCGACCTGAGTGCAGGTGTTTATTTGTATAGTATTTTCAACAGCAAACAGGCTTCAGCCAAACCGTTGAAAACAGGTAAGATTGTGATCACGGAGTAA